TCTACAATATAGGCCCAATCCACGAGCACCAGAAATCCAGGCTCAAAGAAAAGAAATCAGAGGCCTCGATTGTTGCAGGCAATTTCTGGGAGGAAGACCGGAGCTGCATAGATTGGCTGAATGGTCAGCCACCGAGATCGGTGATCTATGTGAGCTTCGGGAGCCTAACAGTTGTGACGAGAGAACAGTTGATTGAGTTCTGGCATGGTTTGGTCAATAGTTCTCACAGATTTTTGTGGGTGATACGTCCGGATTCCATCACCGGGGGCGGTCAAATTCTAACCGAACTGATGGAGGGTACTAAAGAAAAGGGTTACCTGGTGAAGTGGGCTCCGCAGGAGGAGGTTCTCAACCACACCGCTGTGGGTGCATTCTTGACTCACAGTGGATGGAACTCGACTCTAGAGAGCATTGTTGCTGGTGTGCCGATGATATGCTGGCCTTATTTTGGTGATCAGACTATAAATAGTAGGTTTGTGAGTGAGGTATGGAAGATAGGTCTTGACATTAAAGATACTTGTGATAGATTGATTATTGAGAAGGCAGTTAGAGAGGTTATGGAAGTGAGGAAGGATGAGTTCTTGGAAAGGGCAGATGGAATGGCCAAAATGGCTAAGAAGGCTGTTGAAAGAGGAGGTTCCTCTTATAGCAGTTTGGATGCTTTAATTGACTATATTAAGTCATTGATCATCACTTGATCAATATTATTCCAATAAgaatctctattttattttatattttatgttttaatgcAGTGAATAAAATGCTAGAAACAGAAGAGAGGATGAcctgttttgaaaatatcaacaagagatgtttttgtgttttgttgtgtgtaGATAATATTATACTCGGTCTTGGCATTGGACAAAATGTAATATGCCTTTCTTCAGCTAATGCTAATTAAGTAATATGAATATTATTAATAGTCTTGAATTGTAGAACTGTCCATTTAATCCAACTCTTCAAGCTTACATATCCAACAAACATGTCGTCACTTCGTCAAGACTTCCATATATTAACATCACGCCATAGCTATAGAAATTGCACCTTGTGGAGACTAGTCCTTCTGAACTATACAATCACaaattagggttagggctgaaccGCTTCAGTGGTACTATGTCTGGAGTTCTTCCAACCAATCTATGTCATACATCTCCCTCTCTTAAAGAACTTTACCTTGGCATGAATTCAATCTCTGGACTAATACCAAACTCCATCCCAAATTGCTCTCAACTCACAATACTCTCAATTGGTGATAACAAATTCAGTGGTTATATACCTACCGATCTCGGAAACCTAAGGCTTCTCGAAAGCATTAGACTGTTAAGCAACAATCTTACAAATGCACCGTCCTCTCCAAACATGGGCTTCCTTACATCATTGTCAAACTGCAGGTCTTTAACTCATTTGTCTATTTCAGATAATCCTTTATACGGCGTCATTCCATCTTCGGTCGGGAATTTATCTTCCTTGCTCGAACGATTCTCTGCCGGCCGTTGCAAATTAAATGGCACCATTCCTGATCAAATAGGTGATTTAATAGGCTTGACGGTATTGGCGTTAGACGAGAATGAGTTATCTGGTAATATTCCCCTTTCCATCAAACATCTGCATAAGCTTGAAAGATTATATCTTGTTGATAACATGTTGCAAGGCCCCATTCTAAAGGTTGTATGTGATTTATACAACCTTAATTTTATAAGTATTGGCGCTTATGGGACATAAAAGATTTGGTGATTCTTGACTTATTCTCAAATTCATTGAGTGGAGTTTTACCTCAACAGATGAGTAACTTAGGAGCAGCAATATCTAGAGATCTGTCCATGAATCAGTTGTCAGGGTCTATTGCTAGCTCCATTGGAAAGTTACAGAGTTTGGCTAATCTGTCTTTGGCAAATAATAGTTTAGAAGGTTCTATTCCCGTTTCCATGGGAAACATGATAAGTTTGGTGACTCTTGACTTGTCTCACAACAACCTCTCTGGCTCAATTCCAAAGTCATTGGAAGCACTTCAACACCTAAACTACTTTAATGTCTCTTTCAATAATTTGAGTGGAGAAATTCCAAGTGGTGGTTCTTTCAAAATCTTCACTGTGGATTCTTTTAAGGGAAATGTGGCATTGTGTGGAATTCCGAGGTTCCATGTCCCAATTTGCCCTGATGTTTCTGATCACAGATTGAAGAGGAAAAAGAAGGTACAAGTTTTATTTATTGCTTTTGGGGTCGTGGCTTTCATTTCAATTGTTTGTCTAGCTTTTATCTTTGTCAGATACAAAAGGAAAGATAAGAAAGTTCGAGAAGTTGTTGAGATGATATCCATTGTGCCCGAAAGAATCTCTTATTATGAACTTATGCAAGCAACTGAACAATTCAGTGAGAGCAATTTGCTTGGCACTGGGAGTTCTTGCTCTGTGTACAAAGGAATTCTTAACAATGGGAAGGTTATCGCTGTCAAGGTGTTTAATCTTCATTTGGAAGGTATTTCAAAGATATTTGATGTTGAATGTGAGATTCTTTGTAGCATTCGACATAGGTGTCTGAATAGTGTCATAAGTTGTTGTTCCAAAGAAGAGTTCAAGGCATTAGTGCGTGAATATATGCCCAATGGAAATCTTGAGAAATGGTTACATTCCGACAACTATTTCTTGAATTTCATGGAAAGATTGAATATAATGATCAATGTTGCATCGGCTTTGGAGTATCTTCACGGTGGGTATTCGGCGCCTATTGTCCATTTTGGGATAGCAAAGTTGCTATGCGATGGAGATAGCATGGTGTTAACCAATACCCTAGGAACATTGGGTTACATAGCTCCAGGTGACCTGTTATTCTACATTAATGAAGTAAATACTTTTAATAAATGAAGTCTTGTTAATTTCGTATGTTTTTGTGATTGTAGAGTATGGTTCAGAAGGAGTAGTCTCTACAAGGTGCGACGTCTATAGCTACGGTGTGATGTTGATGGAAGTCTTTACTAGAAAAAAGCCAAGTGACAACATGTTTGTTGGAGATCTAAGCTTGAAGACTTGGATTGAAAGGTTGGTTCCAGAATTCACATATCAAGTTATAGATGCCAACTTAGTtatgaatgttgatgaagaacAAGGCGATAAAATCGTGGATTTCACATCATCCATATCAGAGTTGGCCTTAAAGTGTTGTGCAGATCCTTCTTATGAAAGGACTACTAAGAAAGATGCTCTGGCTGAGTTGCAAAAAGTCTAAAGTGGGTTTCTGGAATGAGGATAATATTATGTGCTACAATCTTATTCCTTAATTAGCTTTATTCAGTTATAATATACTACCTTCGTCCCACATTAcgtgtcacatttttccatttcggtccatccacgataagagtcacattttacttttaccataaatgataagtagaccccacattccattaaccaattctactcacattttattataaaactaatacatataAGCGAGACTCATAgtccactaatttattcaacccacttttctttacatttcttaaaatatgcgCCCACACTAAATGTGATGTGGGCCGGAGGTAATATTTCAAATGAATGAAACATTGGACCTCAGGCATTAACCATTTTACTGCTAAGCCAGATGACATCTATAATTTCACATATTTATGTCATACATTCAGACTCCTATATCATTAAACACATGCAAGACAAACTATCTTTAACAATAATAAAGCCAAATTAAGCCACAATTTGCATCTTGGCAATCCATAATTAAATCACCAACGACTTAATATACCGAATGACTCCATCTCaaaaaaatatgagcatttgaaatgacacagaaattaatatacaattggtaaagtaagagatgaaatGAAAAGAGAGTATGTAAAGTAGTATTCGTGGACAGTAgaacccacattattattagtatttaatgaGTTTTAATGGTGGttcataatgatataagttgtaaattaattgatgtataTTCCATAAATAGTAATGCAATATTTTTATGGGAAGGACAGAAAGTGCACATGTTTTTACGGAACGGAGAGTGTACATTACACACCTTTTTTTAACTTTCGTACCGAAAAGAAATAtctccactactatgaaacggagAGAATGTGGTTTTGATGGGCAATTAGTTTTACAGTTAAATTGAGTGTTTTTATGGTTTCTATATAAATATGTTGGTTTGCATTTAGAATTAATGTTTAGTTTAGTGTTAAATGTGTCTTGCCGGAACTAGATCCTCTCTGTCACTCCTAGTGACAGAATCTGGCCTCATaaccaaaatcaaattttaaacttaattttaaattttaaatttaatctaACCAAACCATAATCTTAAAAAAGAATcacattttaaaatttgttatggttttcaaattttttgcTCACGGCTAGTGTCTAGCAACTATGGTGAAATTACAGCAGGTTAAGTGGGTTTTGCTCCGAATGCGTTTTGAACTTTACAATCTCTTTGAGTACCCCCATCTCATAACACAATGGGAGTTCAAATCAATATTTGGTACAATAGCTTTTAATGTCAATGGTCACCCAATAGGTGGTATATGCATAATTTCACATGTACATATAATGCAAACTAGCTCTTATTACTTTATTAAAACCAATTAATTATGCATGCATTCAGACCCTTATTACATTAATACAAACCATCTTTAACAATAACAAATTATGCCAAATCAAACTACAATTGGCATTTGGCGATCCATAACTAAATCACCAATGACTTAATATACTGAATTAGGCCATCCAGATTATCATACGACGAACCCCCTTTACTAACAGTTTTTTTCACAAGTTTAGCCATATTTTGTGACCTTTTCTAATGCAAAGtaactcttactttattcaacACCAATAATACAATTGGCAATCCATAACTAAATCACCAACGACTTAATATACTGAATTAGGTCATCCCAATTATTATACGACGAACCCCCTTTACTAATAGTCCTTTTCACAAGTTTAGCCAAATTTGTTGACCTTTCCATAAACTCATCTTTTCTAACTTCCATCTCGTCTCTAATTGCCTTCTCAATAATCTTTCTATCACAAGTATCTTTGATATCCAACCCGATCTTCCAAACCTCACTCACAAACCTACTATTCGTCTGTTGATCCCCAAGATATGGCCAACATATCATTGGCACGCCGGCTGCAATGCTCTCTAGGGTCGAATTCCATCCACTGTGCGTCATAAACCCTCCAACCGCAGGGTGATTGAGCACCTTCTCCTGTGGGGCCCACTCCACCAACAAACCCTTCCCTTTAATACGTTCCATTAATTCTGCCGGAACCGGGTCCTCGGCGTTGCTCCCGGTGACAGAATCCGGCCTCATGACCCACAAAAACCTCTGGGAACTTTCGAGTAATCCATGCAAGAACTCTAACACTTGCTCTCTCGTCAAAAGTGTTAAGCTCCCAAAGCTTACATAGATGACGGATTTAGGCGGCTGCGCGTCCAGCCAATCGATGCAGCTCCGGTCTTCGGCCCATAGGCTGGCCGTGATGATTGAGGACTCCGCCTCCTTCTCCGTCAGTCTGTATTTCACTTGCTCGTGGATTGGACCGATGGAGAAAACTCTTGGCACGTAATTTTGCATCTCTGCAACTATCTGCCCCTCTAAATCTTCACAACTGTTGAGTATTACGGCTTGCGCCCTATTAATCTGCCTCACTGCAGCTACAACTCCCTTGAGAGTGGGGTCGTTTATGTCATCGACACGGTAGAAACCCGGCAAGTCACGACGCCGTAGGAAACCTTCCATTCCCGGTATGCTTTCTATTAATCCATCCATCGATTTTCCTACAAAATCCTTAACAAACTACAAAATTAGATATATTTTGCATAAGATttactataaaatattaatataatagttcAAATTATAAGAAAAACAACAAAGTTTGGTTAAATTCTAGCATGCCTGCCCTAAGTTAATTATATGATATGACAGTCGAGCAATCATATATTCAAAAATTCTCTTAATGTTTAATCAAATCATGGTCTATCTCGCAATTTCTAAAACCATAGTAAATTTCATGGTGTTTAACATTATCATTTGTCCTACAATTGAAATATTCATGTCACCTACATAcagtggcgaagccacgttGGGACAAGGGGGCCCCTGGTCCCCCATAAATTttacaattatatatatataacatacGTAAACCAAAGATTATATGTGAAGCAAATGGCGCAATTGATAGGAAACCTTGTTACCTTTGTAAATGTCCAGACCAGAGTTCGATTCTCTCTGGTGATagttttcaactttttttttcctcttctttctgttttatgcaacttttttttattctttttctatttatgcAGGTTAATGTCGATATGTTATATTTCTTTGCTTTCTATTTTTTGCAAcataatttctatttgttatCTTTTATACcactatttttattcattttaattcTTTGTCTCGTAATTGTTTTTTTCATCATTATactcataattaaaaaaaattaaagatataATTATTGTATTCTATTTGTTATAAGTTTCGCTAATATTTTTTATGGAGATATTTAAACATTATATAAAATTTGTTTCCATCCATTATACTTacgtaaaaattgaaaatatcaaataatcgAGCTTTTGACGTCATGAGCATCGAAAAAATCTTATAACTATTAACATTAATTTGGACCCATCGTAAAATTTCTGGCTTCGCCACTGCCTACATATGTGATTTATTATATCGTTTGCCTAAAAATTATATAGAAACTAGATGACCGCATAAATTCAGCCTGGGATAATTGCAAACAAACCAAAACTTTATTGTTTTCAGATTGGTTTTAAAGTGGCTTGGCGTACCATAATTTGACCTTACTTTATGGTTCTTGTTTCAATTTTCCGAATATGTAATTTAGTTTAACTGACCTCCAAAAGGAATTTCTTGAGCTTGAAGAAGCTGAGGAAAACGGTAAATAGCCCAAAAGTAGGAGGCGGTGGCAGGTCGGAAGCAGATGAGAGGAATTCCATTCTCTTCACAAAAGTCGGGGGCGAAACTGAGCAGACCGTCGGCGACGAAGCATGTAATCGAGCGACGGGCGGCGGAAGCCAAGAAGTTCTCTTGGATCATCATTTTCTTGAAAAGTGGGACTGTGACGTTTGCGACGGAAGACATAAGCTCCATGGCTCCGTGACCTCTGCGGGGGTGGTTGTCGGGTAGGCCGTCGGGGAGACTCCGGAACTGGAATCCCGGGTAACGGGAGAAGGCGGCGGATGCGGTGGTGTGCTGAAGCAGGCGGCGGTGGTTGGAGTCGGAGATGATAAAGGTGACGTGGAATTCGGCTAGGCAGAGGAGATGGGCTAGCTTCAACATGGGGTTGAGGTGGCCCTGCACCGGCATCGGGAATATCAGTACATGCGGCGGTGGTCGGAGATTTTGTTGGTCGGAATCGGAAGTCATGTTTGTTGGTGGGGTGAATATTCTGATTTTTtcccaattggttttaaaattgTTGATTGTTGGACCTTTATAGCTGTGTAttggttgatattttttgtggtttttatttttttattttttttctgtctGATGATTTAATTTGTGAATCGACTATTCGGGTAGAGTCTTCGAGGTcccattaatttttttgaagTATTCATGATTCCGGCCTACCTTATTGATTACTACTCCTCCGTCCCCTATAAGACTATATTTGATGGGGTaagaaaatgtaataaaaagtaggtgagaaaaaattattaaaaaaagtgaattttatttttatatattaaatttataataaaatataaataggatAAAGTCAGTAAAATGTaggattatttttaaaaataacaaaaagtaTTTATATTAGTGGACGAATGAAAATgtaaaaatgaaacttttattAGTGGATGATAGAGTAGGTTCCTTCGTCCGTACAATTGGAGTTACACTTTTGTTTCTCTATCTAGATCTCTTGTCTTTTTGCATTTgaaaattaaaggaaaaaaaCTTATCAACCCCAtagtttacaaaaaaaatattaaaatatttttataaatttgactTCAATCTATGTGTTTTAATTGATATAGAGCATATTCTTTCCATGAAAAACAATAATCATGTTtttttagtagtattttttttggttgtatataaaaattaatctcattttattgtaaattttTATCTTTAACGAGATATGCATCATTATTTAGTGATGAGATTTCAATCACTTTTCttcatagtatttttttttcttcatacctttttttttagtttactaATTTGTAAGAGTTGGGcgcatttatttattttttgagatttaagaaattgatgtattaaacgttaaagtgaagagaataTATTAAGgaagtgaataaaataagagatataaagaaagagtaaagtatgGATTTTTTAATATCTGAATATGAAGATACAATACCAAATTGCACACACAATCACACATATGTGTGTATTGTAAAGAATAAAGaatgaaagagaataaagtttttgtcataaaagaaaatgactcaactaccttcgacaactcaaaaagaaatacgacttaATTACTTTAGAACGATGGGAGTATTAAAACGTCCActatgaattttatttattaaaaaaagaagaaatgagatttgaaatagtacttcccgtgtcctacaagaatatacattttttattgggcataagttttaatgcactattaataaaaatatgagagaaatagaaagaaaagttaattaaaatattataagtaAAGAATAAtctcaaaaaaaatttcaaaattaaaaagtgtgactaaaaatgaaaaagaagatATTTTGGTGACAACCGATGGAGTAAATAgtctaaaatgataaaataggaTCCTATTTAAGGCATCCCATTTATGTAGCATAAAGTccaataaaatgaaagaaagccCAAACTTACAAACACTTTTATTATCCGCAAGCCCAACAGAACTGCGGTGCTTTCCTCCCGCAAATTAAACCGACTTTTTCAGTAAATAAAGAATCGATTTCCAACTCCGATTTCTCAGCAAATCCAATGGAGCAATTTCATCTCTTCAATCAAGGATATTTTATCCGAAAAGAAACCGTATCAAAGTGAGATATTGTTGAAAGAAAAGATTCGAATTGAAGTTTTGAAAATCAGAAATCTTGGCGATTGATGGATAGTAAAAATCATGCCAATTAAGGGACTGTAAAAATGGAATTGCAGAAGTAAAAGGAAAAGAAGGGAACCGTCACTCTATTCTCTTTAT
This sequence is a window from Salvia splendens isolate huo1 chromosome 14, SspV2, whole genome shotgun sequence. Protein-coding genes within it:
- the LOC121763263 gene encoding 7-deoxyloganetic acid glucosyl transferase-like, which gives rise to MTSDSDQQNLRPPPHVLIFPMPVQGHLNPMLKLAHLLCLAEFHVTFIISDSNHRRLLQHTTASAAFSRYPGFQFRSLPDGLPDNHPRRGHGAMELMSSVANVTVPLFKKMMIQENFLASAARRSITCFVADGLLSFAPDFCEENGIPLICFRPATASYFWAIYRFPQLLQAQEIPFGGKSMDGLIESIPGMEGFLRRRDLPGFYRVDDINDPTLKGVVAAVRQINRAQAVILNSCEDLEGQIVAEMQNYVPRVFSIGPIHEQVKYRLTEKEAESSIITASLWAEDRSCIDWLDAQPPKSVIYVSFGSLTLLTREQVLEFLHGLLESSQRFLWVMRPDSVTGSNAEDPVPAELMERIKGKGLLVEWAPQEKVLNHPAVGGFMTHSGWNSTLESIAAGVPMICWPYLGDQQTNSRFVSEVWKIGLDIKDTCDRKIIEKAIRDEMEVRKDEFMERSTNLAKLVKRTISKGGSSYNNWDDLIQYIKSLVI
- the LOC121764480 gene encoding receptor kinase-like protein Xa21, producing MSGVLPTNLCHTSPSLKELYLGMNSISGLIPNSIPNCSQLTILSIGDNKFSGYIPTDLGNLRLLESIRLLSNNLTNAPSSPNMGFLTSLSNCRSLTHLSISDNPLYGVIPSSVGNLSSLLERFSAGRCKLNGTIPDQIGDLIGLTVLALDENELSGNIPLSIKHLHKLERLYLVDNMLQGPILKMSNLGAAISRDLSMNQLSGSIASSIGKLQSLANLSLANNSLEGSIPVSMGNMISLVTLDLSHNNLSGSIPKSLEALQHLNYFNVSFNNLSGEIPSGGSFKIFTVDSFKGNVALCGIPRFHVPICPDVSDHRLKRKKKVQVLFIAFGVVAFISIVCLAFIFVRYKRKDKKVREVVEMISIVPERISYYELMQATEQFSESNLLGTGSSCSVYKGILNNGKVIAVKVFNLHLEGISKIFDVECEILCSIRHRCLNSVISCCSKEEFKALVREYMPNGNLEKWLHSDNYFLNFMERLNIMINVASALEYLHGGYSAPIVHFGIAKLLCDGDSMVLTNTLGTLGYIAPEYGSEGVVSTRCDVYSYGVMLMEVFTRKKPSDNMFVGDLSLKTWIERLVPEFTYQVIDANLVMNVDEEQGDKIVDFTSSISELALKCCADPSYERTTKKDALAELQKV